From Myxococcales bacterium, the proteins below share one genomic window:
- a CDS encoding YfhL family 4Fe-4S dicluster ferredoxin → MATYITSDCINCGACEPECPNEAISEGDEIYVIDPELCTECVGFYDHEACQAVCPVECCLPDPKHTEEEKLLLDRALRLHPDDEELKKRAGADNFPSRFRK, encoded by the coding sequence ATGGCGACCTACATCACCTCCGACTGCATCAACTGCGGCGCCTGCGAGCCCGAGTGCCCGAACGAGGCCATCAGCGAGGGCGACGAGATCTACGTCATCGACCCCGAGCTCTGCACCGAGTGCGTCGGCTTCTACGACCACGAGGCCTGCCAGGCCGTGTGCCCGGTCGAGTGCTGCCTCCCGGATCCGAAGCACACCGAGGAAGAGAAGCTCCTCCTCGACCGCGCGCTCCGCCTCCACCCGGACGACGAAGAGCTCAAGAAGCGCGCCGGCGCCGACAACTTCCCGTCGCGCTTCCGCAAGTAA
- a CDS encoding ABC transporter permease, translating to MKASSRSARLLPAAPLAVLVLASTLAVLVTASPTKLSPDASFYPPGSGHPLGCGEGGVDLAALLANASLRAIGLAVGVALVGLVVGSPLGALAAMRRGALEGAVARACDGLQAFPTFLLALTVLSAIRHPNRMHLACVFALTSWAPFARLALSEARVLRAAGFVEAARALGLGEAKILVRHVLPNLFGTVAVQLGATASAVVLSEASLSFVGFGPPDGVSLGAALDQGVSAMLRAPHVLVFSALAVFVTSTTLLSAARVLRR from the coding sequence GTGAAGGCCTCCTCACGCAGCGCGAGGCTCTTGCCCGCGGCTCCCCTCGCCGTGCTCGTCCTCGCCTCGACGCTCGCGGTGCTCGTCACGGCGAGCCCGACGAAGCTCTCGCCCGACGCGTCGTTCTACCCCCCGGGGAGTGGGCACCCGCTCGGCTGTGGCGAGGGTGGTGTCGACCTCGCCGCCCTCCTCGCGAACGCGAGCCTCCGCGCGATCGGGCTCGCCGTGGGTGTCGCCCTCGTCGGGCTCGTCGTGGGCTCTCCGCTCGGCGCGCTCGCCGCCATGCGCCGCGGGGCGCTCGAGGGCGCCGTCGCGCGGGCCTGCGATGGCCTCCAAGCGTTCCCCACGTTCCTGCTCGCGCTCACGGTGCTCTCGGCGATCCGTCACCCGAATCGCATGCATCTTGCATGCGTCTTCGCGCTCACCTCGTGGGCCCCTTTCGCGCGCCTCGCCCTCTCGGAGGCTCGGGTGCTCCGGGCCGCCGGGTTCGTCGAGGCCGCGCGCGCGCTCGGGCTCGGCGAGGCGAAGATCCTCGTCCGCCACGTGCTCCCGAACCTCTTCGGCACCGTGGCCGTGCAGCTCGGCGCCACGGCGTCGGCCGTGGTCCTGTCGGAGGCGTCGCTGTCGTTCGTCGGGTTCGGCCCTCCGGACGGGGTCTCCCTCGGCGCCGCGCTCGATCAGGGCGTCTCGGCCATGCTGCGCGCGCCGCACGTGCTCGTGTTCTCGGCCCTCGCCGTGTTCGTGACGAGCACCACCCTCCTCTCGGCGGCTAGGGTCCTTCGCCGCTGA
- a CDS encoding 4Fe-4S binding protein: MSAAAVAERAPVGDAQGGPGRAGGGSSGSGGGGTKKSLVDKLRAKLNPKRAGSGIPARKVIRALVWARRVSQTGFFALFMYFLFQTGFRGNFAAQAGEAVRLPLPVEAFLLADPFVAAMTVLSTHTVYRGLLWSLGLLGLTMLFGRVFCGWICPFGTLHHFFAWILPSPKGRGASRVEANKTHGYQRAKYYIMYAFILASAAGSAIGGLLDPICVAVRAIGLGVIPAVQYLSGRGLGAVQNVPARPLQGAADHTQDFLAQAVWQNKQFYFHQTWLIVFLLVAILFMNRFVPRFWCRVLCPLGAFLGVFARFSLFGMEKDHSKCTDCNLCLVNCQGADSPQGGVKHRQDECHMCMNCEAACPEDVIKFRFLPNRRSTITKPDTERRTMLATMAAGAAAIPAMRIADSLDVNYHSKVIRPPGAVEERAFLERCIRCAECMKVCPNNALHPAFFEAGVEGLWTPILIARVGYCEHSCVLCGQVCPTGAIQKITEKEKLGIGTPPVKIGTAFYDHGRCLPWSMQTPCIVCEEFCPTSPKAIWVEEVEAPMREKTAGPNGEQPAMKTVKLQRPHVDPSLCIGCGACEKVCPVQDQPAVYVTSVGETRSKTNVILLENTSYNQKS, from the coding sequence ATTTCGGCCGCCGCGGTCGCCGAGCGTGCCCCGGTCGGTGATGCGCAGGGTGGCCCGGGCCGAGCCGGAGGAGGCTCGTCCGGTTCCGGGGGAGGTGGGACCAAGAAGTCCCTCGTCGACAAGCTCCGCGCGAAGCTGAACCCGAAACGCGCAGGGTCGGGGATCCCCGCGCGCAAGGTCATCCGAGCGCTCGTGTGGGCGCGTCGCGTCTCGCAGACGGGGTTCTTCGCGCTCTTCATGTACTTCCTCTTTCAGACGGGCTTCCGCGGGAATTTCGCGGCCCAAGCGGGCGAGGCCGTGCGCCTCCCGCTCCCCGTCGAGGCGTTCTTGCTCGCCGATCCGTTCGTGGCCGCCATGACCGTGCTCAGCACGCACACGGTGTATCGCGGCCTCCTCTGGAGCCTCGGGCTGCTCGGCCTCACGATGCTCTTCGGGCGCGTGTTCTGCGGCTGGATTTGCCCCTTCGGGACGCTCCACCACTTCTTCGCGTGGATCTTGCCGTCGCCGAAGGGCCGAGGCGCGTCGCGCGTCGAAGCCAACAAGACGCACGGCTACCAGCGCGCGAAGTACTACATCATGTACGCGTTCATCCTCGCGAGCGCCGCGGGGAGCGCGATCGGCGGCCTGCTCGATCCCATCTGCGTCGCGGTGCGCGCGATCGGCCTCGGCGTGATCCCGGCCGTGCAGTACCTGTCGGGCCGCGGCCTCGGCGCGGTGCAGAACGTCCCCGCGCGCCCGCTCCAGGGCGCCGCCGACCACACGCAAGACTTCCTGGCGCAGGCCGTCTGGCAAAATAAGCAGTTTTACTTCCACCAGACGTGGCTCATCGTCTTCTTGCTCGTGGCCATCTTGTTCATGAACCGCTTCGTGCCGCGGTTCTGGTGCCGCGTGCTCTGCCCGCTCGGCGCGTTCCTCGGCGTGTTCGCGCGCTTCTCCTTGTTCGGCATGGAGAAGGACCACTCGAAGTGCACGGACTGCAACCTCTGCCTCGTCAACTGCCAGGGCGCCGACAGCCCGCAGGGCGGCGTGAAACACCGCCAAGACGAATGCCACATGTGCATGAACTGCGAGGCGGCCTGCCCCGAGGACGTCATCAAGTTCCGGTTTTTGCCGAACCGCCGCAGCACCATCACGAAGCCCGACACCGAGCGCCGCACCATGCTCGCGACGATGGCCGCGGGCGCGGCGGCGATCCCGGCCATGCGCATCGCCGACTCGCTCGACGTGAACTACCACTCGAAGGTCATCCGGCCCCCGGGCGCGGTCGAGGAGCGCGCGTTCCTCGAGCGGTGCATCCGCTGCGCCGAGTGCATGAAGGTGTGCCCCAACAACGCCCTCCACCCGGCGTTCTTCGAGGCCGGCGTCGAGGGCCTGTGGACGCCCATCCTCATCGCCCGCGTGGGCTACTGCGAGCACTCGTGCGTGCTCTGCGGCCAGGTGTGCCCCACGGGCGCCATCCAGAAGATCACCGAGAAAGAGAAGCTCGGCATCGGCACGCCTCCGGTGAAGATCGGCACCGCGTTCTACGATCACGGGCGCTGCCTCCCCTGGAGCATGCAGACTCCATGCATCGTGTGCGAGGAGTTCTGCCCGACCTCGCCCAAGGCCATCTGGGTCGAAGAGGTCGAGGCCCCCATGCGCGAGAAGACCGCGGGGCCGAACGGCGAACAGCCGGCCATGAAGACCGTGAAGCTCCAGCGGCCTCACGTCGATCCGTCGCTCTGCATCGGCTGTGGCGCCTGCGAGAAGGTCTGCCCCGTGCAGGATCAGCCCGCCGTGTACGTGACGAGCGTCGGAGAGACCCGCTCAAAGACGAACGTCATCTTGCTCGAGAACACGAGCTACAACCAGAAGTCGTAG
- a CDS encoding ABC transporter permease, which yields MASLERKAQRPAGAGSVARLAAFGSSIASQLAVVLALASAVFFSLRLLPGDPAALVLGELSGEDERVALRERLFLDRPLVVQYALFLKRLVTLDLGDSLRRPGTKVVSRLAQALVPTAELATTAVLLGALFGTAAAVLAAGPWLGRRRRVLERFLDACAATPLLALAPLATFVLAARLRVLPLPGDPEAGLSGLLFASGLLAVPLFAHVGRIARAALAEHERAQFLLVARAKGASFFRVWVLHALPASVGPIATVVGTQLGALLGGAVVLERLFERPGLGSLILESYSARDLPVLEAAIVLTGTLFVLAQSAAQAIHGALDPRVRR from the coding sequence GTGGCTAGTCTCGAGCGCAAAGCCCAACGGCCCGCCGGGGCAGGCAGCGTCGCGCGTCTCGCCGCCTTCGGCTCTTCGATCGCGTCGCAGCTCGCGGTGGTGCTCGCGCTCGCGTCGGCCGTGTTCTTCTCGCTCAGGCTCCTGCCCGGGGATCCCGCGGCGCTCGTCCTGGGCGAGCTCTCGGGCGAGGACGAACGCGTCGCGCTCCGCGAGAGGCTCTTCCTCGACCGGCCGCTCGTCGTCCAGTACGCCCTCTTCCTGAAGCGCCTCGTCACGCTCGACCTCGGCGACTCGCTCCGACGACCGGGGACCAAGGTCGTATCGCGCCTCGCGCAGGCGCTCGTCCCGACCGCGGAGCTCGCGACGACCGCCGTGCTCCTCGGTGCCCTGTTCGGCACGGCGGCCGCGGTGCTGGCGGCGGGCCCGTGGCTCGGTCGAAGGCGCCGCGTCCTCGAGCGTTTCCTCGACGCCTGCGCCGCGACGCCGCTGCTCGCGCTCGCGCCTCTCGCGACGTTCGTGCTCGCGGCGAGGCTTCGTGTCCTGCCGCTCCCTGGCGATCCCGAGGCGGGGCTCTCGGGGCTCCTCTTCGCGTCGGGGCTGCTCGCCGTGCCCCTCTTCGCGCACGTCGGGCGGATCGCGCGGGCGGCGCTCGCCGAGCACGAGAGGGCGCAATTTCTCCTCGTCGCACGCGCAAAGGGCGCGTCGTTTTTCCGCGTGTGGGTGCTGCACGCGCTCCCGGCTTCGGTCGGCCCCATCGCGACGGTCGTGGGCACGCAGCTCGGCGCGCTGCTCGGCGGCGCCGTGGTGCTCGAGCGCCTCTTCGAGCGGCCGGGGCTCGGCTCGCTCATCCTCGAGTCGTACTCTGCCCGAGACCTCCCCGTGCTCGAGGCGGCCATCGTCCTCACGGGCACCCTCTTCGTGCTCGCGCAGTCGGCCGCGCAGGCCATCCACGGGGCGCTCGACCCGCGGGTGCGGAGGTGA
- a CDS encoding amidohydrolase family protein — MGFDLKITGGFVVDGTGAPKVRANVGVKDGRIVEVGACDGPATETFDAEGCIVTPGFTDIHTHYDGQVSWDADMAPSSLHGVTTAVIGSCGVGFAPVRKADRERLVALMEGVEDIPGSALSEGIRWDWESFEDYMDAIDRVPRALDVVAQVPHDALRVYVMGERAFAGSAATPEDLATMKGLVRSALLAGAGGFSTGRSDNHRSRTGEDTPAAEASAEELSALASAFEGIPHGVLQAVSDFDMERGRERFDAEFDVLAKMARASGGHRMSISLMERDLDNTQWRRILEKVEAENRAGVPMRVQVGARGIGVLLGLEATFHPFIGFPSYKAISQLPLAERVAKMKDPAFKARILTEKSEKIAGDGSSVPPMADRFLANIDFIAMRMFRLGEKPNYEPPKEDSIFAESMRTGKPVLELIFDALLENDGKELLYFPVFNYAGFNLDAVGEMLAHPLALPGLSDGGAHVGTVCDASFPTYMLMHWARDRKRGNFSLEHVVKMLTHDTSRFIGLHDRGTIAVGQRADLNVIDYDNLALLRPRLVADLPAGGKRLLQDARGYRATFVLGQKTLEDGVLTGKRPGRLARIGQG, encoded by the coding sequence ATGGGCTTCGATCTCAAGATCACGGGTGGCTTCGTCGTGGACGGGACGGGCGCGCCGAAGGTACGCGCGAACGTGGGCGTGAAAGACGGGCGCATCGTCGAGGTGGGCGCGTGCGACGGCCCCGCGACCGAGACGTTCGACGCCGAGGGCTGCATCGTCACGCCCGGGTTCACCGACATCCACACGCACTACGACGGTCAGGTTTCGTGGGACGCCGACATGGCGCCGTCGAGCCTCCACGGCGTCACCACGGCGGTGATCGGGAGCTGCGGCGTGGGCTTCGCCCCCGTACGAAAGGCCGACCGCGAGCGGCTCGTCGCGCTCATGGAAGGTGTCGAGGACATCCCCGGCTCCGCGCTCTCCGAGGGCATCCGCTGGGACTGGGAGTCGTTCGAGGACTACATGGACGCCATCGACCGTGTGCCGCGCGCGCTCGACGTGGTGGCGCAGGTCCCGCACGACGCGCTCCGCGTGTACGTGATGGGCGAGCGCGCGTTCGCGGGGAGCGCCGCGACGCCGGAGGACCTCGCCACCATGAAGGGCCTCGTGCGCTCGGCGCTGCTCGCGGGAGCCGGGGGCTTCTCGACGGGCCGCTCCGACAACCACAGATCGCGCACCGGCGAGGACACGCCCGCGGCCGAGGCCTCCGCCGAGGAGCTCTCGGCGCTCGCGAGCGCGTTCGAGGGGATCCCGCATGGTGTGTTGCAGGCCGTGTCCGACTTCGACATGGAGCGTGGCCGGGAGCGCTTCGACGCCGAGTTCGACGTGCTCGCCAAGATGGCCCGCGCCTCGGGTGGGCACCGCATGTCGATCTCGCTCATGGAGCGCGACCTCGACAACACCCAGTGGCGTCGCATCCTCGAGAAGGTCGAGGCCGAGAACCGCGCCGGCGTACCCATGCGCGTCCAAGTCGGAGCGCGCGGCATCGGCGTCTTGCTCGGCCTCGAGGCCACGTTCCACCCGTTCATCGGCTTCCCGAGCTACAAGGCCATCTCGCAGCTCCCGCTCGCCGAGCGCGTCGCGAAGATGAAAGACCCCGCGTTCAAGGCGCGCATCCTCACCGAGAAGAGCGAGAAAATCGCGGGCGACGGGAGCTCGGTGCCCCCGATGGCCGACAGGTTCCTCGCGAACATCGATTTCATCGCGATGCGCATGTTCCGCCTCGGCGAGAAGCCGAACTACGAGCCTCCCAAGGAAGACTCGATCTTCGCCGAGTCGATGCGCACCGGGAAGCCCGTGCTCGAGCTCATCTTCGACGCGCTCCTCGAGAACGACGGCAAGGAGCTCCTGTACTTCCCCGTGTTCAACTACGCCGGCTTCAACCTCGACGCCGTCGGCGAGATGCTCGCGCACCCCCTCGCGCTCCCCGGCCTCTCGGACGGTGGCGCCCACGTCGGCACGGTGTGCGACGCGAGCTTCCCCACGTACATGCTCATGCACTGGGCTCGCGACCGAAAACGAGGGAATTTCTCGCTCGAGCACGTCGTGAAGATGCTCACGCACGACACGAGCCGGTTCATCGGCCTCCACGATCGCGGCACGATCGCCGTGGGGCAGCGCGCCGATCTGAACGTCATCGACTACGACAACCTCGCGCTCCTGCGTCCGCGCCTCGTCGCCGACCTGCCGGCGGGGGGCAAGCGACTCCTGCAAGATGCACGCGGTTACCGGGCCACGTTCGTCCTCGGCCAAAAGACCCTCGAGGACGGCGTGCTCACGGGGAAGCGTCCGGGGCGCCTCGCACGCATCGGCCAGGGCTGA
- a CDS encoding acyl-CoA thioesterase yields MEEPTDTRGGTAENPAFSIVVEVGEADIDVLGHANNVAYLRWIQDVAVAHSEAVGLSFAKYRELGGVFVVSRHEIDYLRSALRGERLEVRTWIPTAMAAKVVRCTEVRRASGEVVVRAQTVWGFIDTARARPVRIPDPVREAFGMPRTKRASSVSGEGP; encoded by the coding sequence ATGGAAGAGCCCACGGACACACGCGGCGGGACGGCAGAAAACCCGGCATTTTCGATCGTCGTCGAGGTCGGGGAGGCCGACATCGACGTGCTCGGGCACGCGAACAACGTGGCGTACCTGCGGTGGATCCAGGACGTCGCCGTTGCACATTCGGAAGCCGTGGGGCTTTCGTTCGCGAAGTACCGGGAGCTCGGCGGGGTGTTCGTCGTGAGCCGGCACGAGATCGACTACCTGCGATCGGCGCTACGCGGTGAACGGCTCGAGGTGCGTACGTGGATTCCCACGGCGATGGCCGCGAAGGTGGTTCGTTGCACCGAGGTGAGGCGCGCGTCGGGCGAGGTGGTCGTGCGCGCGCAGACGGTGTGGGGCTTCATCGACACGGCGCGCGCGCGGCCGGTGCGGATCCCCGATCCGGTGCGCGAGGCGTTCGGGATGCCGCGTACGAAGCGGGCCTCTTCGGTCAGCGGCGAAGGACCCTAG
- a CDS encoding phosphatase PAP2 family protein → MLTDFLQALAMGGIVGVYALIRHFAARSRVAVAPGELSAGSAQKLRTGHIGALAFQDWLVAGYVVALWTLVALGDGPRRARALAWLTLDAACFFVLLFLARWRSTPKPAANVAYRLALPGAIMTTFAQLHLILPSARGVSFDAEIYAIDKRVFGFEPAEAWDRYVCPATTEWFAFFYYLYFGILLVHVVPMAVFERRMNVMREFSWGIFFVFCVGQLVYVAVPGFGPYRLLSTKFEHGLEGPTFWPLVADTVASFDGAHRTDIFPSLHTAVPTFFTLFSFRHRDKVPFRYTWPILAFVTGNIILATMFLRWHYLLDVIMGLVLATTAFVTSGILPRWEDAERERLGHAPIWRPLFGADPRCSRRALLVAPAPASPCDLDGPAN, encoded by the coding sequence ATGTTGACGGACTTCCTCCAGGCCTTGGCCATGGGCGGCATAGTCGGGGTCTACGCCCTGATCCGACACTTTGCGGCCCGGTCGCGTGTGGCCGTCGCCCCGGGGGAGCTCTCGGCAGGCTCGGCCCAGAAACTTCGGACAGGTCACATCGGCGCCCTGGCCTTCCAGGACTGGCTCGTGGCGGGCTACGTGGTGGCTCTCTGGACACTCGTGGCGCTCGGCGACGGACCGAGGCGCGCACGTGCGCTCGCTTGGCTCACGCTCGACGCCGCGTGTTTCTTCGTGCTGCTCTTCCTGGCGCGGTGGCGGTCCACACCGAAGCCCGCGGCGAACGTGGCGTACCGGCTCGCCCTGCCGGGCGCCATCATGACGACGTTCGCGCAGCTCCATCTCATCCTACCCAGCGCTCGTGGCGTGTCGTTCGACGCGGAGATCTACGCCATCGACAAGCGGGTCTTCGGCTTCGAGCCCGCCGAGGCGTGGGATCGGTACGTGTGCCCGGCTACGACCGAGTGGTTTGCCTTCTTCTACTATCTCTACTTTGGAATCTTGCTCGTCCACGTCGTGCCCATGGCCGTCTTCGAGCGACGCATGAACGTCATGCGTGAGTTCTCGTGGGGCATCTTCTTCGTGTTCTGCGTGGGTCAGCTCGTCTATGTCGCGGTGCCCGGATTCGGTCCGTATCGACTCCTATCGACGAAGTTCGAGCACGGCCTCGAGGGGCCGACGTTTTGGCCCCTCGTCGCCGACACGGTGGCGTCGTTCGACGGTGCTCACCGGACCGACATCTTTCCGAGCTTGCACACGGCCGTCCCCACGTTTTTCACGCTCTTCTCGTTTCGCCACAGGGACAAGGTTCCCTTCCGCTACACGTGGCCCATCCTGGCCTTCGTCACGGGAAACATCATTTTGGCGACGATGTTCCTAAGGTGGCATTACCTGTTGGACGTCATCATGGGGCTCGTCCTGGCGACGACGGCCTTCGTCACCTCTGGCATCCTGCCGAGATGGGAAGACGCCGAGCGAGAGAGGCTCGGGCACGCGCCCATTTGGCGTCCACTCTTCGGCGCCGATCCACGTTGCAGTCGCCGCGCGCTCCTCGTCGCCCCCGCGCCGGCGAGTCCTTGCGACCTCGACGGACCGGCAAACTGA
- a CDS encoding VOC family protein: protein MNEGKVVWRECSSTDIAKSLAFYKGLFGWKLTEVPMGDFVYTMAQVGEKQVGGLMPMPKEAAGVPSNWMSYVLVEDVDKSCVVATEAGGAVVMPPKDIPGMGRFAVLTDPAGAFFALWKAQGEANGGSSPMPGNGEFCWEQLSTSDVGAAKAFYAKLFGWTAASFGEGSEVVTFSKGAEMVASAMPAPPGVPPHWMTFVAVAKLADTNARVASLGGKVLMPEIPVPGMGAFAVIQDPAGATLGIFEARA from the coding sequence ATGAACGAAGGCAAGGTCGTCTGGAGAGAGTGTTCGAGCACCGACATCGCGAAGAGCCTCGCGTTCTACAAGGGGCTCTTCGGGTGGAAGCTCACCGAGGTGCCGATGGGCGACTTCGTCTACACGATGGCCCAGGTCGGCGAGAAGCAGGTCGGCGGACTCATGCCCATGCCCAAAGAGGCCGCAGGCGTGCCCTCGAACTGGATGAGCTACGTGCTCGTCGAGGACGTCGACAAGAGCTGCGTGGTCGCGACCGAGGCCGGCGGCGCGGTGGTCATGCCCCCGAAGGACATCCCGGGCATGGGGCGCTTCGCGGTGCTCACGGATCCCGCGGGGGCGTTCTTCGCGCTCTGGAAGGCGCAAGGAGAGGCGAACGGTGGCTCGTCCCCGATGCCTGGCAACGGCGAGTTCTGCTGGGAGCAGCTCTCGACGAGCGACGTCGGCGCCGCCAAGGCGTTCTACGCGAAGCTCTTCGGGTGGACGGCAGCGTCGTTCGGCGAAGGCTCCGAGGTCGTCACGTTCTCGAAGGGCGCCGAGATGGTCGCGTCGGCCATGCCCGCGCCGCCCGGCGTGCCTCCGCACTGGATGACGTTCGTCGCCGTCGCGAAGCTCGCCGACACGAACGCACGCGTCGCGAGCCTCGGAGGCAAGGTGCTCATGCCCGAGATTCCGGTCCCGGGAATGGGCGCCTTCGCGGTGATTCAAGATCCTGCCGGGGCGACGCTCGGCATCTTCGAAGCGCGCGCGTAA
- a CDS encoding DUF362 domain-containing protein, with product MTRVGTTVGLLAAASAVGRAVWDKGGFGAKTGTGERQVRDYRVKAEGPLDMVVARGPKDQDDVSPDAIVRRAVEAMGGMKRFVSRGDIVVVKPNIGWDRMPIHAANTNPDVVGTVIQLAYEAGAKRVVVADGSCNDPHRCFQRSGIWHKAHGLGAEVVLPSDHRFRTTRLKGEVLDEWPIFTTLVEADKVINVPVAKHHNLAKYTAAMKNWYGVLGGRRNRLHQNIDTSIADLATFMRPSLTIVDAMRVLMRNGPQGGNIDDTKVMNTVIASVDQVAADALGCTLIGQKRENLPYLQMAHERGIGTMDWEKLRVKEV from the coding sequence ATGACGCGCGTCGGTACGACCGTCGGCCTCCTCGCCGCGGCCTCCGCCGTCGGTCGCGCGGTGTGGGACAAGGGCGGCTTCGGGGCCAAGACGGGCACGGGCGAGCGGCAGGTGCGCGACTACCGCGTGAAGGCCGAAGGTCCGCTCGACATGGTGGTCGCCCGCGGACCGAAAGACCAAGACGACGTCTCTCCCGACGCGATCGTGCGCCGCGCCGTCGAGGCGATGGGCGGCATGAAGCGCTTCGTTTCGCGGGGCGACATCGTCGTCGTGAAACCCAACATCGGTTGGGATCGCATGCCCATCCACGCCGCCAACACGAACCCCGACGTGGTCGGCACGGTCATCCAGCTCGCGTACGAAGCGGGCGCGAAGCGCGTCGTCGTGGCCGACGGGAGCTGCAACGACCCGCACCGGTGCTTCCAGCGCTCGGGCATCTGGCACAAGGCGCACGGCCTCGGCGCCGAGGTGGTGCTCCCCTCCGATCACAGGTTCCGAACGACGCGCCTCAAGGGCGAAGTGCTCGACGAGTGGCCGATTTTCACGACGCTCGTCGAGGCCGACAAGGTCATCAACGTGCCCGTGGCGAAGCACCACAACCTCGCCAAGTACACGGCCGCGATGAAGAACTGGTACGGCGTGCTCGGTGGGCGCCGAAACCGCCTCCACCAGAACATCGACACCTCCATCGCCGATCTCGCCACGTTCATGCGCCCCTCGCTCACCATCGTCGACGCGATGCGCGTGCTCATGCGCAACGGTCCCCAAGGCGGAAATATCGACGACACCAAGGTGATGAACACGGTCATCGCGTCGGTCGATCAGGTCGCGGCCGACGCGCTCGGCTGCACGCTCATCGGGCAGAAGCGAGAGAACCTCCCCTACCTCCAGATGGCGCACGAGCGCGGCATCGGCACGATGGACTGGGAGAAGCTCCGCGTGAAGGAGGTCTGA